In the genome of Deinococcus deserti VCD115, one region contains:
- a CDS encoding inorganic pyrophosphatase: protein MAGQSWNGVVEWTAGTKERFVWRSGRVIPLRTETLPAPVNYGCLPGVWNPADDAEADAVWLGVPRTTGDQIEDVPTGLLYLDDGDHKVVFGPLDEGVEALLAWFPPGRGARLLDASAAQAWLANLPAAPTGLIARSAT, encoded by the coding sequence ATGGCGGGTCAATCGTGGAATGGCGTGGTGGAATGGACAGCTGGCACTAAGGAGCGCTTTGTCTGGCGTTCCGGCCGCGTGATTCCCTTACGTACCGAGACCTTGCCTGCCCCCGTCAATTATGGTTGTCTTCCGGGCGTATGGAACCCGGCCGATGATGCCGAGGCGGATGCCGTGTGGCTCGGTGTCCCCCGGACAACAGGAGATCAGATCGAAGATGTCCCAACTGGCCTGCTGTACCTGGACGACGGCGACCACAAAGTGGTGTTCGGCCCTCTGGATGAAGGCGTCGAAGCTCTTCTGGCATGGTTTCCGCCGGGCCGTGGAGCGCGCCTCCTGGACGCCAGCGCAGCTCAAGCCTGGCTGGCAAATCTGCCTGCTGCCCCCACCGGGCTGATTGCCAGATCAGCTACCTGA
- a CDS encoding response regulator produces the protein MTTRVRILLVEDDLRVARVNRDLLERDPDVHVVGSAATCAQGDALAQALQPDLILLDVHLPDGSGLGLLRHWRSAGRTTDVALITAADDESSVRLALAHGAFDYLIKPFTGQRLAELVARHRTRRLNAAASASRVDQASLDRLLGVTPTTAGVLPRGIDPHTLERVAQALADTGQAVSAEEIGDRVGLSRVTAWRYLEHLVRAGQAQLDHQYGQAGRPAKLYRHCPLPPEA, from the coding sequence ATGACCACGCGGGTTCGGATATTGCTTGTCGAGGACGATCTGCGGGTGGCCCGGGTCAACCGGGATCTGCTGGAACGTGACCCGGATGTTCATGTGGTCGGCAGTGCCGCCACCTGCGCCCAGGGTGACGCGCTGGCCCAGGCCCTGCAGCCGGACCTGATTCTGCTGGATGTTCACCTGCCGGACGGCAGCGGCCTGGGACTGCTGCGTCACTGGCGCTCGGCAGGGCGCACCACCGACGTGGCCCTGATCACCGCTGCCGATGACGAGAGCAGCGTGCGGCTGGCTCTGGCCCACGGCGCTTTCGACTACCTGATCAAGCCGTTTACGGGCCAGCGTCTGGCGGAACTGGTGGCCCGGCACCGCACAAGGCGCCTGAATGCAGCGGCCAGTGCCTCACGTGTGGATCAGGCGAGCCTGGACCGGCTGCTGGGCGTCACGCCGACGACGGCTGGGGTCCTGCCGCGCGGTATCGATCCGCATACTCTGGAACGAGTGGCGCAGGCACTGGCCGACACCGGTCAGGCAGTCAGTGCCGAAGAGATCGGCGACCGTGTGGGCCTGAGCCGGGTCACCGCCTGGCGGTACCTGGAGCATCTGGTGCGGGCTGGACAGGCGCAGCTCGACCACCAGTACGGGCAGGCGGGGCGGCCTGCCAAGCTGTACCGTCATTGCCCCCTCCCCCCAGAAGCCTGA
- a CDS encoding ATP-binding protein, translated as MNILGALKGRGLGLQGRMVRWHLLVLCAMTTLLVGVQTWQFYREARERIGERAVIISRLVAQLPLVYQGAERGEPNPALNTQVNALRDEAKADFIVVGNAQGIRLAHPVPESLGRPMMGGDNDAPLAGREIVSVARGSLGLSVRGKVPIWAGGRAGTRVVGVVSTGYLMPRAWNLVAQALISLLPWFLLAMALGTAGAVWAARRLRAEILNLEPEQIAALAQQQRAVLAALREGVIAVDGTGQVTLASQRAIELLGPVCTPAPLSELWPELAALTAGGLSTRQQNLELTLRGQPVLVNLEPLNGQNGAPDAMGGGFVSGFRDRAEALALADELTHARGFVDVLRAQTHEYQNRLHVLSGLLQLGRSEEALRVLNAEIQADAQFRQLLRDVQVPRLVALLAGKRERAQELGIDFHVAEGSCLSPLWERHADTLVTAVGNLTENAFEALAGQPGEVTVLIGEDPEGMQVEVEDSGPGVPAALAETLFTQGVSSKGEGRGYGLAGVCARIQALGGALRHSRRGGRTVFQVSLPAPGARSGGGP; from the coding sequence ATGAATATTCTGGGTGCCCTCAAAGGGCGGGGGCTGGGTCTGCAGGGCAGGATGGTGCGCTGGCACCTGCTGGTGCTGTGTGCCATGACCACCTTGCTGGTTGGGGTACAGACCTGGCAGTTCTACCGCGAGGCCCGGGAACGGATCGGGGAGCGGGCCGTAATTATCAGCCGGCTGGTCGCGCAGCTGCCTCTGGTCTACCAGGGTGCCGAACGTGGGGAACCCAACCCCGCGCTGAACACCCAGGTCAACGCCCTGCGTGACGAGGCCAAGGCGGACTTTATCGTGGTCGGCAACGCTCAGGGCATCCGGCTGGCGCATCCCGTTCCCGAGAGCCTGGGCCGCCCGATGATGGGCGGTGACAATGACGCGCCGCTTGCAGGCCGGGAGATTGTCAGCGTGGCGCGCGGCAGCCTGGGGCTCAGTGTGCGCGGCAAGGTGCCGATCTGGGCTGGTGGACGGGCGGGAACGCGGGTGGTGGGTGTGGTCAGTACGGGCTACCTGATGCCCCGGGCCTGGAATCTGGTTGCGCAGGCGCTGATCAGCCTGCTGCCGTGGTTTCTGCTGGCCATGGCCTTGGGCACGGCCGGGGCGGTCTGGGCCGCGCGGCGCCTGCGTGCCGAGATTCTGAACCTGGAACCCGAGCAGATTGCTGCGCTGGCCCAGCAGCAGCGCGCGGTTCTGGCGGCGCTGCGCGAGGGAGTCATTGCAGTGGACGGCACCGGGCAGGTTACGCTGGCCAGCCAGAGGGCCATCGAGTTGCTGGGACCGGTCTGCACTCCAGCGCCCCTGTCGGAGCTGTGGCCTGAACTTGCGGCCCTGACTGCCGGCGGCCTGAGTACACGCCAGCAGAACCTGGAATTGACCCTGCGCGGGCAGCCGGTGCTGGTGAATCTCGAACCGCTCAATGGCCAGAACGGGGCACCGGACGCCATGGGGGGCGGGTTTGTCTCGGGATTCCGTGACCGCGCTGAGGCGCTGGCGCTGGCCGATGAACTGACGCACGCACGTGGGTTTGTGGATGTGCTGCGTGCCCAGACGCATGAGTACCAGAACCGCCTGCATGTGCTCTCCGGGCTGTTGCAGCTGGGGCGCAGCGAGGAAGCCCTGAGGGTTCTGAACGCCGAGATCCAGGCGGATGCCCAGTTCCGCCAGTTGCTGCGAGACGTGCAGGTGCCCCGGCTGGTGGCCCTGCTGGCCGGCAAACGCGAGCGGGCGCAGGAGCTGGGCATCGACTTTCACGTGGCCGAGGGCAGCTGCCTGTCGCCGCTGTGGGAACGTCACGCTGACACGCTGGTCACCGCGGTGGGCAACCTCACCGAAAACGCCTTCGAGGCCCTGGCCGGTCAGCCCGGAGAAGTCACGGTGCTGATCGGCGAGGACCCTGAGGGCATGCAGGTCGAGGTTGAGGACAGCGGACCGGGCGTCCCTGCTGCTCTGGCCGAGACGCTGTTTACCCAGGGCGTAAGCAGCAAGGGTGAAGGCCGCGGGTATGGCCTGGCAGGTGTATGTGCGCGGATCCAGGCTCTGGGAGGAGCACTGCGCCATTCCCGGCGCGGCGGGCGCACGGTCTTTCAGGTGAGCCTTCCGGCACCTGGGGCGCGCAGCGGAGGAGGACCATGA
- a CDS encoding tripartite tricarboxylate transporter TctB family protein, with translation MPEPVPPPSPKFSRPARRQLSVPDLVVALAILALGLTVWLGARSITTGANVQVGPGVFPTVVGALLTGLGALLTLGALRGDRAEPATEEDTDPNAPVNHISPLTILGGFALGTVLLNSLGFVIAGAIMFTSVAWAFGERRLGMVVTAALVLALVTYLVFTRGLGLTLPPGILKGVL, from the coding sequence ATGCCCGAACCTGTTCCACCCCCGTCCCCCAAGTTTTCCCGGCCCGCGCGCCGGCAGCTGAGCGTGCCAGATCTGGTGGTGGCCCTGGCCATCCTGGCGCTGGGCCTGACCGTGTGGTTGGGCGCACGCAGCATCACCACGGGGGCCAACGTGCAGGTCGGTCCTGGGGTGTTTCCGACGGTTGTGGGTGCACTGCTCACCGGGCTGGGCGCTCTGCTGACCCTGGGGGCATTGAGGGGTGACCGCGCCGAGCCGGCGACCGAGGAAGACACCGACCCCAACGCGCCGGTCAACCACATTTCCCCCCTGACGATCCTGGGCGGCTTTGCGCTGGGGACCGTGCTGCTGAACTCCCTGGGCTTTGTCATTGCCGGAGCCATCATGTTCACCAGCGTGGCCTGGGCTTTTGGTGAGCGCCGGCTGGGCATGGTGGTGACAGCAGCGCTGGTGCTGGCGCTGGTGACCTATCTGGTCTTTACACGCGGGCTGGGTCTGACACTGCCGCCAGGCATCCTGAAGGGCGTGCTGTAA
- a CDS encoding alpha/beta hydrolase: MSLPGRSPRRSSRLPLTLLIAPLLAACSGQDAQTVLNRTVSTSGLNVSTNVRYGPDARNFMDIYSPQDAKGAPTVLFIHGGSWEGGDKEGHRFAGESLARAGYVTAVMNYRLAPVNRYPSYVQDAAAALKVLRDRSVSLGGSPDNIFVMGHSAGGFNAVEVVVNERWLREVGVPVSSIRGVIGIAGPYSYDFRQFSSARAFPQGGLPDEIMPDRHVRPDAPPHLLLVAENDSVVYPQNALNMEAALKRAGIPVTRTVLPRVNHLTIMAAIARPLTFLGGTRKAVIDFIETHRR, from the coding sequence ATGTCTCTGCCCGGCCGTTCCCCCCGCCGCTCATCGCGTCTGCCTCTGACCCTGCTGATTGCGCCGTTGCTGGCAGCCTGCTCGGGGCAGGACGCGCAGACGGTATTGAACAGAACTGTGTCCACCAGCGGCCTGAATGTCAGTACAAACGTCCGCTATGGCCCGGACGCCCGAAACTTTATGGACATCTATTCCCCCCAGGACGCTAAAGGGGCGCCAACGGTGCTGTTTATTCATGGGGGTTCCTGGGAGGGCGGTGACAAAGAAGGCCACCGCTTCGCTGGTGAGTCCCTGGCCCGCGCTGGCTACGTGACAGCCGTCATGAACTACCGCCTGGCGCCGGTAAACCGCTACCCCAGCTACGTGCAGGACGCAGCAGCAGCGCTTAAGGTGTTGCGTGACCGGTCCGTGAGCCTTGGAGGCAGCCCCGACAACATATTTGTCATGGGCCATTCGGCCGGAGGCTTCAATGCAGTTGAGGTTGTGGTCAACGAACGCTGGTTGCGCGAGGTGGGAGTGCCGGTCAGCAGTATCCGCGGCGTGATAGGGATTGCCGGACCGTACAGTTACGATTTCCGGCAGTTTTCGAGCGCCCGCGCCTTCCCGCAAGGCGGGCTGCCCGACGAGATCATGCCTGACCGCCACGTGCGACCCGATGCTCCGCCGCACCTGCTGCTGGTGGCCGAGAACGATTCTGTGGTCTACCCGCAGAACGCCTTGAACATGGAAGCGGCCCTGAAGCGTGCCGGCATTCCGGTCACGCGAACAGTGCTGCCCCGCGTCAACCACCTGACAATCATGGCGGCAATAGCACGTCCACTGACCTTCCTGGGAGGTACAAGGAAAGCGGTAATCGACTTTATCGAGACTCACCGCCGCTAA
- a CDS encoding WGxxGxxG-CTERM domain-containing protein, translated as MKTLLVTLALLSAPVAYAQTDTTTPETATETTTDVTGTETTGTDTTGTDTTGTDTAGTDATDTDAMGTDTTETDATDATGTETTDTTDATETTETTETTEATDTDAATTTSGTTVTETENRSGFPWGLLGLLGLAGLAGRNRATHAHTTTQTTQTRRP; from the coding sequence ATGAAAACCCTGCTCGTCACCCTTGCACTGCTCTCAGCTCCCGTGGCTTACGCCCAGACCGACACCACCACACCAGAAACCGCGACAGAAACCACAACGGATGTCACAGGTACGGAAACGACCGGTACTGACACTACAGGTACTGATACAACCGGAACCGATACGGCCGGTACCGATGCGACGGATACGGACGCCATGGGCACCGACACCACTGAAACAGATGCCACCGATGCGACGGGCACGGAGACAACAGATACCACCGACGCCACCGAGACGACTGAAACCACCGAAACGACCGAAGCCACTGACACCGATGCTGCTACGACAACGTCGGGCACCACGGTTACAGAGACAGAGAACCGGTCTGGCTTTCCCTGGGGCCTGTTAGGGTTGCTTGGCCTGGCTGGTCTTGCTGGCCGCAACCGTGCAACCCACGCCCACACCACAACCCAGACAACCCAGACCCGCCGGCCCTGA
- a CDS encoding tripartite tricarboxylate transporter permease, whose translation MEAITSLLAGFDTALTPINLLWALLGVTLGTLVGVLPGIGPALTVALLLPVTAKLPPVSAFIMFAGIYYGGMFGGSTTSILLNTPGESSSIITALEGNKMARRGRAAAALATAAIGSFVAGTIGTLLLTFAAPAVAEIALQIPPGAKFAIILLAFTTVSATFAGSPLRGLISLGLGLFLGLVGTDNQSGVARFDLGFPELLDGIDVVTVVVGLFAIGETLYVASRFRKGKADVVPLTKGAHMNREDWRRSWKPWLRGTALGFPFGALPAGGAEIPTFLSYMTEKKLSKHPEEFGKGAIEGVAGPEAANNASAAGVLVPLLTLGLPTSATAAILLAAFQQYGLQPGPLLFVTSPDLVWGLIASLYIGNVMLLVLNLPLAGVWARLLLIPRPFLYAGILVFATVGVYSLNNSVFDLVLLGLLGVLGYLMRRFDFPITPAIIGMILGPAAESQFRTAVQQTNGDYAAVFTQPLTLALVIITLAVLIIPALLRMRRAPAASTSGHTDEVD comes from the coding sequence ATGGAAGCCATCACCTCCCTGCTGGCCGGCTTTGATACTGCCCTGACACCTATCAATCTGCTGTGGGCCCTGCTGGGCGTCACGCTGGGCACGCTGGTCGGCGTGCTGCCTGGTATCGGACCGGCACTGACGGTCGCGCTGCTGCTGCCGGTGACCGCCAAACTGCCTCCGGTCAGTGCGTTCATCATGTTTGCGGGGATTTACTACGGCGGCATGTTCGGCGGCAGCACCACGTCCATCCTGCTGAACACCCCGGGCGAATCCAGTTCAATCATCACGGCGCTCGAAGGCAACAAGATGGCCCGGCGTGGACGCGCCGCCGCAGCGCTGGCCACGGCTGCCATCGGCTCTTTCGTGGCAGGGACCATCGGGACGCTGCTGCTGACTTTCGCTGCTCCGGCCGTCGCCGAGATTGCCCTTCAGATTCCTCCTGGCGCCAAGTTTGCAATTATTCTGCTGGCTTTCACGACCGTCAGTGCAACCTTTGCTGGCAGCCCCCTGCGGGGATTGATCAGTCTGGGCCTGGGTCTGTTCCTGGGGTTGGTGGGCACCGACAACCAGTCGGGCGTGGCCCGCTTTGACCTGGGCTTCCCGGAACTGCTTGACGGCATTGACGTCGTGACTGTGGTGGTCGGTTTGTTCGCCATTGGAGAGACCCTGTACGTGGCCTCCCGGTTCCGCAAGGGCAAGGCTGACGTGGTCCCGCTGACCAAGGGGGCACACATGAACCGCGAGGACTGGCGCCGCAGCTGGAAGCCGTGGCTGCGGGGCACCGCGCTGGGCTTTCCCTTCGGCGCACTGCCAGCCGGGGGCGCCGAGATTCCTACCTTCCTGTCCTACATGACGGAAAAGAAACTCAGCAAGCACCCTGAGGAATTCGGCAAAGGCGCCATTGAAGGCGTGGCGGGACCAGAAGCGGCCAACAACGCTTCAGCCGCCGGTGTGCTGGTGCCGCTGCTGACCCTGGGCCTGCCCACGAGCGCCACGGCCGCCATCCTGCTGGCTGCCTTCCAGCAGTACGGTCTGCAACCCGGTCCGCTGCTGTTTGTCACCAGCCCGGATCTGGTGTGGGGCCTGATCGCCTCGCTGTACATCGGCAACGTCATGCTGCTGGTGCTTAACCTTCCGCTGGCGGGGGTCTGGGCCCGGCTGCTGCTGATCCCGCGGCCATTTCTGTACGCCGGCATCCTGGTGTTTGCCACGGTGGGCGTGTACAGCCTGAACAACAGCGTGTTCGATCTGGTGCTGCTGGGCCTGCTGGGTGTACTGGGCTACCTGATGCGCCGCTTTGACTTCCCGATCACGCCGGCCATTATCGGCATGATCCTGGGGCCAGCCGCAGAAAGTCAGTTCCGCACCGCTGTTCAGCAGACCAATGGAGACTACGCAGCGGTGTTCACGCAGCCCCTGACCCTGGCGCTGGTCATCATCACGCTGGCGGTCCTGATCATCCCGGCCCTGCTGCGCATGCGCCGTGCTCCGGCTGCCAGCACCAGTGGGCACACGGACGAAGTGGACTAA
- a CDS encoding Bug family tripartite tricarboxylate transporter substrate binding protein, translated as MTNLKKTALTLCALLTIAPAGMAQNLSGLRIMAPAAPGGGWDQTSRAMQSVLQNEGIIKPVQVFNVPGAGGTIGLAQLVNSKGDDKLLMTMGLVMVGAIKTNNSKVDLSRVTPIARLTGEYEVVVVPASSPFKNMDDLVKAWRADPGKVSFAGGSAGGTDHIVVGLLAKAAGIDPKKMNYVPFSGGGEAVAALLGNQVSAGVSGYGEFEQQIKAGRLRAIGISSGKRQAGINVPTFKEQGLNVELANWRGIVAPPGINASDKAALVAALDKAVKSKEWQDTLKTRNWTNLYMSGSKFDVFLKVEQSRINGVLKDIGLIK; from the coding sequence ATGACGAACCTCAAGAAAACCGCCCTGACCCTGTGTGCCCTGCTGACCATTGCTCCTGCCGGCATGGCTCAGAACCTTTCCGGCCTGCGCATCATGGCTCCGGCCGCTCCCGGCGGTGGCTGGGACCAAACCAGCCGCGCCATGCAGAGCGTTTTGCAGAACGAGGGCATCATCAAGCCCGTTCAGGTGTTCAACGTGCCCGGCGCCGGCGGCACCATCGGCCTGGCCCAGCTGGTCAACAGCAAGGGCGACGACAAGCTCCTGATGACCATGGGTCTGGTCATGGTTGGCGCCATCAAAACCAACAACAGCAAGGTGGACCTCTCCCGCGTGACCCCAATTGCCCGCCTGACCGGCGAGTACGAAGTGGTCGTGGTTCCAGCCAGCAGCCCCTTCAAGAACATGGACGACCTCGTGAAGGCCTGGAGGGCTGACCCCGGCAAGGTCTCGTTTGCTGGCGGCAGCGCCGGCGGCACCGACCACATCGTGGTGGGCCTGCTGGCCAAGGCCGCTGGCATAGACCCCAAGAAGATGAACTACGTGCCGTTCAGCGGCGGCGGTGAAGCGGTCGCGGCTCTGCTGGGCAACCAGGTCAGCGCTGGCGTCAGTGGCTACGGCGAGTTCGAGCAGCAGATCAAGGCCGGACGCCTGCGGGCCATCGGCATCAGCAGTGGCAAGCGTCAGGCCGGCATCAACGTGCCCACCTTCAAGGAACAGGGCCTGAACGTTGAACTGGCCAACTGGCGCGGCATCGTGGCCCCTCCTGGCATCAATGCCAGCGACAAGGCCGCCCTGGTTGCCGCCCTGGACAAGGCCGTGAAGTCCAAGGAATGGCAGGACACCCTCAAAACCCGCAACTGGACCAACCTGTACATGAGCGGCAGCAAGTTTGACGTGTTCCTCAAGGTCGAGCAGAGCCGCATCAACGGTGTGCTCAAAGACATCGGCCTGATCAAGTAA
- a CDS encoding DUF4097 family beta strand repeat-containing protein: MSVPSAAPPSRPLLPVLGRMALGLLLLAGGSLIAWQGVSFSPTPGLGTVTTPLAVPLDGPLPLDMAASATLRFEGDRGDLHLLALPARSGDVLWGQATHRARNPVNLRVDRQGHTLDATIRLNVQPLDQDGVVVTSPRPLQHRLQASLTPRIPLTLVARTAGGDQTLDLRPLRVRALSARSLGGHLNVTLPARAAGPLALVTSGGHIRVVAPGGAGPEALRANTVRGHMALDLRGAQLEALSVGSGSGQVRLTLPRHSARASVTTASGDIIVTARPGTIGNLDLRTQTGDVTLRVPRTLALRVRFTDRETLLRLPGLPQPVAPQLDVFVDAPSQNFTLEETP; the protein is encoded by the coding sequence ATGAGTGTTCCCTCGGCGGCTCCGCCCTCCCGTCCGCTGCTTCCGGTGCTGGGCCGCATGGCCCTGGGCCTGCTGCTGCTGGCGGGCGGCAGTCTGATCGCGTGGCAGGGTGTATCGTTTTCCCCCACCCCTGGCCTGGGAACCGTGACCACGCCGCTGGCCGTTCCGCTGGACGGCCCCCTGCCGCTTGACATGGCCGCCAGCGCCACCCTGCGCTTTGAAGGAGACCGCGGTGACCTTCACCTTCTTGCTCTGCCTGCTCGGAGCGGCGACGTGCTGTGGGGACAGGCCACCCACCGTGCGCGGAATCCAGTCAATCTGAGGGTAGACCGGCAGGGCCACACCCTGGACGCCACAATCCGGCTCAACGTGCAGCCGCTGGACCAGGACGGTGTGGTGGTGACCAGCCCACGCCCTTTGCAACATCGCCTGCAGGCGTCCCTGACCCCCCGCATTCCGCTGACCCTGGTTGCCCGCACGGCGGGCGGGGACCAGACCCTGGACCTGCGGCCACTGCGTGTGCGGGCCCTGAGTGCCCGTTCCCTGGGAGGCCACCTGAATGTCACGCTGCCGGCGCGGGCAGCAGGTCCTCTGGCGCTGGTCACGTCGGGTGGGCACATCCGGGTGGTGGCCCCCGGCGGTGCCGGCCCTGAGGCGCTGCGGGCCAATACCGTCAGGGGACACATGGCGCTGGATCTGCGCGGGGCGCAGCTGGAAGCCCTGAGTGTAGGAAGTGGCAGTGGTCAGGTGCGTCTGACCCTGCCTCGCCACTCGGCGCGGGCCAGCGTGACCACCGCCTCGGGAGACATCATCGTGACCGCGCGTCCAGGCACGATTGGCAACCTGGACCTGCGGACGCAGACCGGAGACGTGACCCTGCGGGTGCCCCGCACCCTTGCGCTGCGCGTGAGATTCACCGACCGTGAGACCCTGCTGCGGCTCCCCGGCCTGCCCCAGCCCGTTGCCCCTCAGCTGGACGTGTTTGTCGATGCGCCCAGCCAGAACTTCACCCTGGAGGAAACCCCATGA
- the sdaAB gene encoding L-serine ammonia-lyase, iron-sulfur-dependent subunit beta gives MSLLDMIGPVMIGPSSSHTAGACRLGLVAHHLLGEAPRQATIGLHASFAKTGRGHGTHLALIAGLLGFSPDDARLPRSFEEAKEAGLNFEFRDVDLGDVHPNTAHIAVRSERREVTVQGSSTGGGVIQVTHVQGLGVNFSASSPTVLLLYTDAVGMIARIAATIAADGVNIATLTCTRQARGGQALLAVELDQPLSVEALAFLNRWPDMGWVRLLPKLMDG, from the coding sequence ATGTCTCTTCTCGACATGATTGGTCCGGTCATGATCGGGCCCAGCAGCAGCCATACCGCAGGCGCCTGCCGTCTGGGACTGGTGGCGCATCATCTGCTGGGCGAGGCCCCTCGTCAGGCGACTATCGGGTTGCATGCGTCGTTCGCCAAAACGGGGCGTGGGCACGGCACACACCTGGCCCTGATTGCCGGTCTGCTCGGTTTCTCACCTGATGATGCCCGTCTGCCACGGTCGTTTGAAGAAGCCAAGGAAGCTGGCCTCAATTTCGAATTTCGTGATGTCGACCTTGGGGATGTACATCCGAATACCGCCCATATAGCGGTCCGGTCTGAACGCCGTGAGGTTACCGTCCAGGGCAGTAGCACGGGTGGCGGCGTTATTCAGGTCACTCATGTTCAGGGTCTCGGCGTGAACTTTAGTGCGTCGAGTCCGACAGTATTGCTTTTGTATACCGACGCCGTTGGCATGATCGCGCGTATTGCCGCCACCATCGCTGCTGACGGCGTGAATATCGCCACGCTGACCTGTACACGTCAGGCCCGTGGAGGTCAGGCGTTGCTGGCGGTCGAACTTGACCAGCCCCTGAGTGTGGAGGCCCTGGCGTTTCTGAACCGCTGGCCTGACATGGGTTGGGTGCGTCTCCTCCCGAAACTGATGGACGGCTAG
- a CDS encoding response regulator — MTIPSTVRVLLVDDHAVVRQGLKLFLGLDPDIEVVGEAANGEEALQEAGRLHPDVVVMDLMMPVMDGIAATRQLRRAFPDTEVIALTSTLEEHKVNGAIEAGAISYMLKDASSDTLADAIHAAARGEVRLHPEAARRLVRDFRSPEMRESLTPKETIVLQLIARGCSNRDIAQDQGVSEATVKTHVSRLLSKLGLESRTQAALYALRHGIATLDEG, encoded by the coding sequence ATGACCATCCCTTCAACCGTCCGTGTGCTGCTGGTGGACGACCACGCTGTGGTCCGCCAGGGCCTCAAACTCTTCCTGGGTCTGGATCCTGACATCGAGGTCGTGGGGGAGGCTGCCAACGGCGAGGAGGCCCTGCAGGAAGCCGGGCGCCTGCACCCGGACGTGGTCGTGATGGACCTGATGATGCCGGTGATGGACGGGATCGCGGCGACCCGGCAGCTGCGCCGGGCCTTTCCCGACACCGAGGTTATTGCGCTGACCAGCACCCTGGAGGAGCACAAGGTCAATGGCGCCATCGAGGCCGGCGCGATCAGCTACATGCTCAAGGACGCATCGAGTGACACGCTGGCCGACGCGATTCATGCCGCGGCACGCGGTGAGGTCCGCCTCCATCCCGAAGCCGCCAGGCGGCTGGTGCGCGACTTCCGCAGCCCTGAGATGCGCGAGAGCCTGACCCCCAAGGAAACCATCGTGCTGCAGCTGATTGCCCGGGGATGCAGCAACCGCGACATCGCGCAGGACCAGGGGGTTAGTGAGGCGACCGTCAAGACCCATGTCAGCCGCCTCCTGAGCAAGCTCGGCCTGGAGAGCCGCACGCAGGCTGCGCTGTATGCGCTGCGCCATGGCATCGCCACACTGGACGAGGGCTGA